The Podarcis raffonei isolate rPodRaf1 chromosome Z, rPodRaf1.pri, whole genome shotgun sequence genome segment TCTCTTCATCCCCCACCATTAGCCATGCTAGCTACAGCTGATTGAAGAGTGcaccagcatctgaagggccacaagttaATGTGCCTTAAATCATGAGCTTATGCTCAAATCACATCTGCAAAGCAGAAGCTGAGCTttgagaaattgggggggggattccccCCTACTGAAACCCTTTCTGGGTTACTTCCTAAGCCTCTCCAGCCTTTCTTCTCCAATTTTTTAATACACTGTTCTGGGTGACTAGATCACTTCCTTGACCGGTTTGAAGTTTTCTTAGGATGTTTAAAGCATGGGTGgctaacttgtggtcctccagttcttaaactatagttcccaataGCTCCAGCCATCATGGTTGATGTTCAGGTACAATGGGAATTGtaactcagcaacatctggaaggccataggttaGCAACCCCTGGTTGGAGGCGTTTTCTGAGCCAAATGATGTAAAACAGATCACATAGCACACAGTGCAAAGATGACTTACATCTATCACCCAATACTGATGGCTCATGGATGCTTTCTGTTCGAACTCTTTAAGTCAACAGAACTCCATAACACTCACATCTGCTGTGACTTTGCCCTGTTCTCAGGTATCTTCTGGGTGAGCTGTGAAGCTGGGACCTATATCCGGACATTGTGCGTGCACCTGGGCTTGTTGCTGGGAGTTGGAGGTCAGATGCAGGAGCTCCGGCGAGTGCGATCTGGGGTCATGGGAGAGAAGGTACGTTGCAAGGTGTACGTCAGAGCACATGATTGTCACCCAAAGTGTTGAGTTCAGTACAGGGCTGACTCCCCTGTTCTGGTAATTAAACTTTGGGACAGTGAGTAGTTGGGAGGTGTCAAAGGCAGGAAGCTTTGTTTCTGCCAGTTCTGTCCCCCAACCCACAAAAATTACCCATGGCCCCTATGAGACTAATTGCACAGAATCCCTTATTGACTGTTCATTACAGGTGAATAAAACTAGTGTTTCTGGAACTTTGATAACTTGATGTTTGCTGCGCCCATGTCACCTCCGCAGAAACTTGGCTTCCAACTCATATTCAGTCCTCTTGTGTAGTTCTGCTCTCTGCAGTCCTCTAGAGTGGGGAACAAACAACCGCTCAGTAGTCCAAACCTTTCCCTGCATGTGATTTTGGAAAGTTATGCAGAGCAGGCTAGCGTTGCTGGTGACGTCTTCTACATGGGGAAAGAGCTTTAGGCTACGTGAAGAGAATGCTGTAGAATTTATGAATGGCCAAACTTAAATAGCTGTATGGAATTGCAAAGGAGAGGCATTAATGCTGTCTTTCCCAATCTGGTGTCTTCAATGCATATATTAgactgcagctctcatcatccctgaccattccttgttggctggggctggtgagaaTTGTAGCCAAAAACATAGGAAGAGCACCAAGATGAGGGGGTTGCTTTACCTTGTGGCTCTTCACTATTCactcttttgtttttgtctgcTAACACTTGCCTTTGTGTGTGTACCCCAATTCCCAGTGTGTTCAGGACATGAAGCTTGTACATGGAACTATCTTCTTTTCTCCCAGTCCTTTTGCCATGGGCAGTGGCCTGCAGGCTGTGAGGACATATGGCTCAATGATGCAGTGCATGGCTTTGGATTTAGACAGTTCTAGATCAAATGCTTGGCATCTGCAGCTGGTGCAGGACCAGATTGCAGTGATGGAAACTAAGAGACTAAGAGTTGCTGCCCGTCAGAGTAGCAGTAGTTGGGATGGATggtaaaaaaaacaccctggCTTTTGTGTCAGGCTGCTTTCTGTATTCCCAGTTATATACTATAGTGGGCTGGTTTCTGCTTCTAGGACCACATGGTGACTATGCATGATGTGCTGGATGCCCAATGGCAATATGACAACAACAAGGACGAGACGTACCTCAGGAGGGTGATCTTCCCCCTGGAGAAGCTGCTGACATCCCACAAGCGACTTGTTATGAAGGACAGCGCGGTGAGTTCCCGGGACTTATAGCCAAGGCACCACAGTCCTTGGCTACTGCTTTAACAATGTCACTTTCTTGTCAGACTGTctcttagaagaggcattcctTGTTTTCTTACATTGCTGCCTTCTAAGATGATGTTTCACTGTCTGCAAAAGTACTTTTATTTAAGAATCTTCAGAAAATGATGCAGCCTGACTTCTTTAGTCCTAATTTCTGCTTCCAGGGCTGTTTACAGGTGGGAGGGGTGGGGGCAGGTACCTTAAGGGAGTAAATGCCACTGTTGGTGGTTACAGTATTGACAGTGCAGGATGCTGTCCAGTATGGAGCTTTTCTTACCACCATGCCATGCAAGCCTCTTGGTGAGGAGGTATAATTTTTGTGGGCATAACTCCAAAGACTTGGGAGTACATGCGTTGAAAACTGAAAAACAGAATTTTACAGTGATAGCTGTTGGTCGAAGCATGATCATTTTTACTATTTTCTGCTCAGGTGAACGCCATTTGCTATGGTGCAAAGATCATGCTTCCTGGCCTGCTGCGGTATGAAGATGGCATCGAACTCAATCAGGAAATAGTTGTTATCACCACAAAAGGAGAGGCCATCTGCACAGGTGAGAACTGGCAGCTAGGCACTTCCCTTCTTAGGTTGTTTTAATTGAGTTATTGCAAACATAGGTGCTGGCTCCCTGGGTGCCCAAACACCTACAGAAGGCCCATGAAGGGCCGGACACCCACAAATTTCTGttccagggccatgcatgctgcatggcacccagggCTCCTGGGCATCCACGATTGTGGGGCCAAAACGGCACTCGTGATTATGCTTTGTGTAAAGGAAGTGGGTTGCAGGAGGAGGCATCATTCTGAGCTCAGACCTTGGCTGCCTAGCCTAGTAATGTTTCTTCCAGCTAGCAACACAGATTCCAGCATATCCAGCAGAGGTTtctctccccagccctgctgcctTTTTTTCAGGCTCCATCGGCAGGTGATTATGAATCAACACTTCATTGTGGAGTTAATGCAGTTTCCTTCTTCCAGTACTGGAATGGGTGGCAGTGACAATATGCCTATTTGACATGAAAACATAGTTTTCTTACTGTACTTTTTTCGATCTATTACGTCTCCTATTATGCACTGCTTTGGGTTCGGTACTTTCAGTAGGAAAGTGCtcgtgaaatgaaataaaaatggaatggACGGCATTACATATTTTGTTGGAGAGAAGATGCGTGTTCAACTCCACACTCTAGCTTTGAAAAATGGTCCTGCAAGTGTGACCTCAGATTATGGACGCCTGCCTTGGGCTGGGCAAAAGCAAAGTGTCTTGGTGAGTGAGACTGAAACAGTGGGAACAACTATGCAGCTTAACTCTCTCCCACTGAGAAATGAGGCCCATCTTTCCTGCTGACTCCCAAAGTGTGTGGGGAACTACATAGTAATTTTGCAAATTGCCTTCCCCTTTTAAACAGCTTTCTTCAACTTCCCCACCTGCCTGCACTTGCTCAGGGCCACATGTGAAGTGATGATGAAGTTTATCCATTCTCTGAGTGTTGCTGCTCTGCCCTTCCTGCCACATCTTGATTCCTGTTCTTGGGTCTTGATGTTGAGTGGCCTCCAGGCACCTTTCAGCCTTCCAGTGTTCTACTGGGGGGCATGGGGATGCTTGGCTGGCTGCTGGCAGGGCCTGGGTGGAACAAGCAGGGTCAGAGACCTTTATGGGGCTCTGACTCAACCAGGAAGAATGAAACTGTCTGATCACATAGTGCTCTGGTGTGCTTTtccaaacaaaaaaaatctgagtGCAAGAATGTGAGGAAATAGCATTAAAATACCCTTGTGGGTAGGTGTTGACCTGTGTCTTGCTTACACActtcatatgtgtgtgtttctcaCACCAGAAACATACATTCTGCTCTCTAGAAGGAGAACCTCCTTAAGTAGTAAATAGGGATGCTATGGGGGATGATGTTGTAAGTCTTACTCTGGTGGGTTACAGAAAGAGCATGTGTTGGGCAATGCCAGGTTCTGTACTGTGTCATTCCTTAGGGTGCTCAACCTGTACTCTTCTTCCTGCAGCCATTGCCTTGATGACAACTGCAGTGATCTCTACTTGTGACCATGGAGTTGTAGCAAAAATCAAGCGTGTGATCATGGAAAGAGACACGTACCCTCGCAAGTGGGGACTTGGCCCAAAAGTGAGTATTGAGATGGCACTGCGTCATTTGACTGTACAGGGGAGCAGATTCAGAAGAGCAGCTTGATACTTGCTCCTGGAGCAACAGAATTTTCAGGGAACCGGGTGCATCATCCCACTGGGCGTGTGTTTGAACTGTTCGCTTGGTGCCTCAGCTTTGTATCAGATTGTACATGCCTGGCTGCACTTTCAAAGATCTTGGCCGCACCTTGCTACCACAGAAACGGGTAGAATCTCTGGTCACTTGAAATGGTTGCTTTTGCTGTTGGTGAGCCAAATGATGTTAAAGTAGACTTCAAGAGCACTCTGTGCAAAGATGACCCAGATCTATCACCCAAGACTGATGGCTCTGTTAGGCGCTGGACATAAGGGGTGTTGGGTCCTCAAGTCGCATAAGAGCAAGAGAGatttgttttattgctgcttGTGGACCTTGAGGGTTATGGAAATGGCAGCAATAAAAAAGCACATGTCCTTGCCTTGTGACATGTGTCTCCTCTGCTTATTTCCCCATAGGCTTCtcagaagaagatgatgatcaAGCAAGGCCTGTTGGACACACATGGCAAGCCCAATGAGAAAACTCCCCAGGCTTGGAAGACTGATTATGTGGATTATAATAGGTAATGTTTGCAGCTCCCATTGCCTTAAGTGGGGGTGGGGTAAGGTGTGCTGGTTTGGGGTATACAAAGTGCATTGTGCTAGAAAAGGCAGGGCAGGGGTTGCTATTTCCTTGGGGCGGGGGAAGCAGGCAGTTATCCCTTTCTAGCCTCCTTTCTATGGCTCTAGAGGGAGTCAGTCTGCTAAATGAAATAAGGAAAACTGCAGCTTGCCCCCCATGCATTTTGGGTGTGTTTACCAGCTTTCCGAACATAACCAACACCAATGTTCCAATTCTAGTATAAAAAGTTAGGCGGAACAGGGTAGAATTGTACATAATGCACCAGGTGGCTGAAAGATGCAAATAAAGCTCCTGTTTTCTCCCAGGGTTGCTGGAAAGGAAAAGGTAAAAGAGGAAGTCGCCCAAGAGGAGCCAGAAAGGCCACCAAAGGTTGGTTTGTTGCGGGACTGCAttccagcattttatttttatttgggcaGTGTCTGTTAGAGCCTACCTTTTAGTATTGTTTTGAAtgtgtggggtttgggggggctATTGAGAAGACAGCAGGTAAAGATCTCCAGAGTAGCTGTGGGTGGTGTGATCATTAAAACTTTGTAGCTGCCTGCAGTACTGGTGACCGTCATTCACACTGAAGCTTGGTCAAATTCAAACTGTTTTGTGTGGCAAGGGAGGCTTGAAAAACCTGTCAGTTCTCTTGGGAGGGGGTGCAAATATTCTTGCCATCTCTCGTCTTATTAGAAGTTTGCCCAGCACCCTCCAGTTCTGCCCAGGTTACCACCTAGTCTTTGTCAAGGGAGGAGATGTTGTCTCCTGGTGCTGGGTGAGCAGCCTTATTTCGTCCTCTCTCACACAGCTAACAGTACAATCAAAACCCTAAAGTAGTTCACTTTGCTCCTTGCTCTGCAGGTAACTGCATGTGAATGGCTTGAAATCCCTGGTTTTCATGAGCTCCTTTGCAAGATCTGTCTTAAAATGCTCCCATAGAGCAGCCTGTATAGTAGTACCCTGTTCTTGGCTGAAGCCTGTCTGATGTGTCTTGTTTCCCACTCAGCGGAAGCGGGAGATTGAAAGTGATGGGGAAGCCGGTgcagcagcctcctctcccccGGCCTCTCCAGAGTCGCAAGCAGAAATCAAGAAagcgaagaagaaaaagaaagagaagaggaagtcGGAGCTTTCTGAGAGTGGCAGGGAGCTAAGCGAAATGGTAGGCCTTGTGTAACCCACTGTGCTTGTGTGCCAAGGAATCAGCTGGTATATGCACActtaaaagaaaaaccaatttgCACACACATGTGCATGACAATTGCTGTGAACAGCTCAGCATTTATCTTCCATTTAGGAAGAATCTCACTTTGAGTTGTGGCTTTCTGATAACTCATGGATGCAGTAGCTTCTAGTTATGTTGTTTGCACGTGTCTCTTGATTCCTTTGGGGCGAGGGACAAGGATAGGTGGAATGATAGAAGGAGAAAGTGAGGGGGAGCCCTCTGCAAGCAATGAATTCAATTTCTTGCAGCCCATTGTGTGGGGTGACAAGACAAAGGCAATGATTCTGTTCACTTTTGACCTGTGGCCATTCTTACAGTTGCCCAACTCCTGCGTGACCTACTCCcagcaggaaaaaaacactgaTCCCCAATACCAGAGAGGTAGCCAAAAAACAGAGTGGCTCTTCTGAACTCTCGTTGTTTCTCCTCTCAGGGCAGTAACACCagtgtgaagaagaaaaagaagaaaaagaagcaagaagaaactgagagctcAGAGTAACCAGCAAGAACCATCCAGAGCAGGCAGCCTGGGCCAGCATAAGAAAGAGTCTGAAGGCCTTAATGAACGTGCAGACTGGATCATTGAGCAGAGACTTGACCTGATTGCTGTGCAAATTAATGTACTTTTGTGGGggggccagcatgacaagctccCTCTGTCCTGTTCTAAGGATAGCTGGAGGAATTGGAGGCCACAAACCCACCCAGGCCTTGGTGACTGTGAGGAGTTGCCCTGAGCTTGTGAGACTCCTTTTCTGGGGGTAACACAAGGCAGCCCTTGATTTTGGCACTAGTAGCAGAGTCTTCCTTTGCCCCTCCTGCcttcttcctttgtttttccCTCTGCTTGAATGTGCAGGAGCTGCTGAATGGTAGTGCCAGCTTGTCTATGGGTGGGGGTGAAAAGGGATTTTGTTGTGAGTGGTCAGATGCTtcactttaaaaatgcttttgtatTGACCTCCTTGTGCTTACTTTGACTCTCTTAATGAGCCAGAATCCAAACGTTTTCCCTCAGGGTACCATACCGCCTcctgttgctttttaaagcagATACTGATTTTGGCGGGGAGGAGAGATCACACCTAGAAGTCTTGGAAGACTTGCTTCTGGTCCTTGCAAGCTCACATTCTCCTTGGTCCCAGATGTCTTTCATTCAGCAAAATTGTCTTGCTTCCTAATCTGGTTGGGGCTAGTTGAAAAGTGATGCTGAAGCAGAGCAATAGTCCAGATCAGTGTTTTATCCCACGTGCAGTTTTTATAGGGGATCAAGCCTTCCGTCCAGCTTTTTTGACTGGGCTGAGAAAACAATTGGAAGTCTGTACCCCTGTCCTGTGCTCACATGCACATGAGGTCAAGGGACCTCTGCATGTGGCTGTCGCATTTGGGGGCAGATGCTGTGGTCTGTTCCCACCcctgttttccttttattttccccCACACCCATTTTTAGCCAGAGTACCAAAGTTGATTTTAAAAGGAGGGATGgttcttaattttttattaaattacaAAACTTCCAACTCTTACTTTTGGTTTcttgtggtagtggtggtggaagCTTCTACAGAAGGTGGGGGGAGAGTCGGGGCGGTTCTGTCTTGACTTCTTTGTTAT includes the following:
- the DKC1 gene encoding H/ACA ribonucleoprotein complex subunit DKC1 isoform X1, with amino-acid sequence MADGPGSVSKKHKKKKEQKYLVEEDVADIQYSEEFFIKPESRVAQLDTSQWPLLLKNFDKLNVRTAHYTPLPSGCNPLKREIAEYVRTGFINLDKPSNPSSHEVVAWIRRILRVEKTGHSGTLDPKVTGCLIVCIERATRLVKSQQSAGKEYVGIVRLHNAIESEVQLSRAIETLTGALFQRPPLIAAVKRQLRVRTIYESKLVEYDPERRLGIFWVSCEAGTYIRTLCVHLGLLLGVGGQMQELRRVRSGVMGEKDHMVTMHDVLDAQWQYDNNKDETYLRRVIFPLEKLLTSHKRLVMKDSAVNAICYGAKIMLPGLLRYEDGIELNQEIVVITTKGEAICTAIALMTTAVISTCDHGVVAKIKRVIMERDTYPRKWGLGPKASQKKMMIKQGLLDTHGKPNEKTPQAWKTDYVDYNRVAGKEKVKEEVAQEEPERPPKRKREIESDGEAGAAASSPPASPESQAEIKKAKKKKKEKRKSELSESGRELSEMGSNTSVKKKKKKKKQEETESSE
- the DKC1 gene encoding H/ACA ribonucleoprotein complex subunit DKC1 isoform X2, with translation MLLIYSILKNSLSSLNPEWLNWTHHNGLYFSRTGFINLDKPSNPSSHEVVAWIRRILRVEKTGHSGTLDPKVTGCLIVCIERATRLVKSQQSAGKEYVGIVRLHNAIESEVQLSRAIETLTGALFQRPPLIAAVKRQLRVRTIYESKLVEYDPERRLGIFWVSCEAGTYIRTLCVHLGLLLGVGGQMQELRRVRSGVMGEKDHMVTMHDVLDAQWQYDNNKDETYLRRVIFPLEKLLTSHKRLVMKDSAVNAICYGAKIMLPGLLRYEDGIELNQEIVVITTKGEAICTAIALMTTAVISTCDHGVVAKIKRVIMERDTYPRKWGLGPKASQKKMMIKQGLLDTHGKPNEKTPQAWKTDYVDYNRVAGKEKVKEEVAQEEPERPPKRKREIESDGEAGAAASSPPASPESQAEIKKAKKKKKEKRKSELSESGRELSEMGSNTSVKKKKKKKKQEETESSE